GAAGTTGATGAGCACATGGATGCCCGTATTCATGCTCTTTGCTCTCGAACACGACGTCACGCCCGAGAGCATCCCGACGCCATTCTGGATGTTGCTCCCCGGCCGGGTCACGGCCCAGACGGTGAAGATCAGATTGGCAAGGAAGGACGCCAGGGAGCCGATGCAGAACAAGAGGGCCGATGCCATCGCGCTCGCCTGGCAATCATGGTACTGCGGCTACATGCCCCGTCTGTCTCAGAAACACCTTGTCGACAACCTAAAGTGACCATCACCTCGTGATGATCTTACTGGGATCGTATAGAGGACTACAGATCGTGTCACGGTTCGGATTCTTTTGCGATCTCATCATTAGAAGGGTAGCGTAGGAGAAAGGGCTCAATATTGGGGAACTTCGTTATAGGTTTGGAGGACCTGTGCCGCTTATGTGCATCATACTCCCTGATCCGCACCATTCCAGTAATATCTCAGCTACGTCTAAGTCCGCGCTGATCGCACGGTCGGTCGTGTTGAGCTGCCTAAATACAATTTGTACAGCCACTTTACAGTAGAGAAGCTGATTCTCGCCGATCGTTTCCGGAAGCATCCGCATCTGAGTTGCGACGCCAAAGCTAATTACTTCGTGCACGCCAAATGTAGGTCACGTTCCAGTACTGGTCTATGTCAACCCCTTTCAATAATTAGGCCTTTTTTGATCCTTGACACCTCGGGATAAGGCATGATTGAAGCGAAGCCTGAATGACTGAGTCTCTGAAATGTGAATACATTGAAGAGCAAAGGAAGGAGCTTCGCTTCTATATAAACGGCTAATCCTCCAGATTTATCTGTGCACCCATTGGATGCCACACTCTTGGCCTCCCGCGGTGCTTTTTCCCTCTCTATCACAATCGAGGGTGCCTCCTGTGGGCCTCGATGAGAGGTGCGCGAAGCGTATACCACAGTCAGGGTATTTTATATTAGTCAGTCAGCTTAATTATCCCACAACTTTGAACAGAATGCTATTCATCATTACCAGTCCGCGTCCATCCAACGAGAGCAACCCGCATCATCTATTTCAAAGAGGTTGCTATCATTTGCCCCAGAAATTGAACATCCTTTCCTTGCCGGCTTCTTCGTGTCTTCGTCAACCCATATTAAGGAAGGAGTTCGGGTAGATCGGCGGAATGTTAGCATCGAATTATCCTGAGAACAAAACAAAAGTCTGTGTTCCTTTGCCTGATGGTGGACACTGAGGCAAAAGCATCAGCCACGTCACCATGGTTGAGATGTGCTAGTGCCGAACTACGACCTGCGAGCTGGTATCTGGATCCAAGAGATCGTGAGCCGCTACCAAAGTGAGACGTTGAGAAAATGTACCGTTCAGTTATTTCACCCACGCAAGCAATCTTTGTGGGACGGCTAAGCGACCAAACATCCGTTTGCCTACCTTGTGTTTCATGAAAACTAACTGCTTGCCCAATTCTGTTTAATAATTAAAAAAGACAGGGCTGGCCTCTTCGTACGTTTCAGTACCGGTAGGACATTAAGCCACACAACGGCCAAACCGTCTACGCTGTGCTCCCCATAAGACACTGAAACGACCGGAATGTCACGGACAACTAGAGGTCTATGATTGATACGCGCTTTCTAGCTAGCAAACGCAGGTCTACGGAGTTTCAGCTCTTCTCCTTGTCCTCCTTGAGTGAGACTATGCGGTTGAGCACAATCTTGTCGTCTGTGCTATCGGAATCCATGGCCTGCCGACAAGTTAACGCGAGCTCGGACTTTATCACCAGAGTGTCATAGAACTTACGAAGTACGCCACGCGCATGCCCTGGAACCGCACCGATTCCGGGCCGCCCTTGCCACGCTTGTCCTCCCCAGCAGCCTCCGGCCAGGGTGCCCGCGCCTTGACTTCATCAAAGCCAGATTCGATCACGGCGTTGGGGTACACGATCTCGCTCTCGGGGTTGAGATCGCTGAGGAAGCCGCCCTCGGCAGCGGATGGGTTATCCGACTTGAACAGCCGGTTGTAGACGCGCACCTCGCACTTGCGAGATCCCGAACCCTCACCGGCGGGAACCCACTGGATGAAGGTCTTGGGCTTCTTGACCTCGCGGTCAAAGACGGCACGAATCTCGGTCACCTTTCCGGTCGCCTCGTCTTTGGTGAAGCTGGTCGCCTTGATAGGGAAAGGCGCCTGCAGCAGGCCCACCGTCTTGCCCGGCGCGAGACGGAAGTAGTCCTTGCTGTCAACCTCGCGGAAGTCGGATCGGTCGATATAAACCGTCTTGGTGAACTTGACCTTGTGGTCACCCATGGCGGGATTCTTTGGCGAGAATGGCAACGTGACCTCGGTGCCATCGAACTCGTCGGCGTCTTCGATCACAACAGGTACCGGGTCGAGGACCAGCATCAGCCTCGGCACCGTCCGTTCGAGGTAGCGCCGGATGGTCTGCTCGAATCGCGACATTTGGATGATGCTGTTGGTCGTGGTAACGCCGAGCTCGTTGACGAACTCCAGAATGGCACCCGGGGGAACGCCCCTCCGGCGGACTGCAATAAGGGTGGAGAGGCGGGGGTCATCCCAGCCCCGTACAATCTTCTTGTCCACGAGCTCCTTCAGTTTGCGCTTGGACATGATCGCGCCCTGGATGCTGAGACGGCCATACTCTCTTTGCATGGGCTGGAACTCTACGAGCTGCTTGTTCAGCCATTCATACGAGGTTCTGCTTAGGAAGAATTCGACCGTGCAGAGCGAGTGGGTAATGCCCTCGAAGCTATCGCACAAGCAGTCTATCAGGGTTAGCAGTGCCGGGTGCCCAATGGGGAGCGTAAGGATGCTTACGCGTGAAGTCGTAGGTGGGATAGATCTTCCACTTCGTGCCGGTTCTGTGATGGGGCTTGTCTAACACACGATAAGCGGCAAGGTCCCACATCTGGGGGTTTCCGTCTGTGATCTGTACATTTATGTCAGTCGGGAACATGCAGGTAAAACAGCGGTTCACGTACGTCCTGCTTCATCCGCAAGAAAGCCTCCTTCGGCTTGTACTTGCCGTCGCGCATGTCGCGGAACTTTTGGAGGTTCTCTTCCGGCGACTGCTCGGCGTGCTTGCACCGATAGCGCGGGCTCGTCCCCTTTTCGCCACCGCGCTGAAGCTTGATCTCCTCATCTACGGCTGACCGTCAGTACCGAAGAGAACAAACTCTTCCCTGACACTGCAAACATACCCCCGCAATGGCAGACGTAGGCCTTGCCCATGTTGATGAGCTTCTCGGCGAGCTCGTAAAGCCTGTCAAAGTTGTCGCTCGAGTATGTGATCTTGTATGGTTCGAAGCCGAGCCAGCGGACCATCTCCTCGATCGCCGTGAAGTAGACTtcttcctcggcctcgggaTTGGTGTCGTCGAACCTCAAATAGCTGTGTTTGTGCCATCGAGGTCAGACCCAGCCTTCCTGCACCGTCTAGAACGGTTACATACCACTTGCCACCGTGATATCTTGCAAAGCCGAAGTTGACGGCAATGGCCTTGGCGTGGCCGATATGGAGAAACCCATTGGGTTCGGGAGGAAACCGCGTAAACACCTCTTTTTCGGGACGCTCGTTGTATACGTCGGCCAAGAAACCTTGCTTGAACATGGCATCGGGGTCGATAGGGCCATCCTCTGTCTTCTCCTTTGTCTTCTTCGGTGCGGCTCCGTCCTGGGCAACCTTGGCGGCGGCAGTAGTGTCCTTCGCGTCCTTGTTCTTCTCCTTCAGGGCTTTCTTTGCGCGCTTCGCCAGGCGCTTCTTCAGCTCTCCTTTGGAGACCCACTCGCCCGTCTCCTCGTCGAGCTGAAGCTTTGCACCGTTTTCAGTTGGCGCATCGCCGAGTTGCAGCTTGGCGGCAGCATCTGCAACGCCGTCCGCCATGGTTGGTCCTTGATCGGTTGCCCGATTTGGTTGCTGTCGTCGACGTTTGTGTTGCAGGAATGAGGTCGCAACGGGAGGAGGAGTTAAATGATCTCGATGCTGGTTAGACACCCGAACCTAGCAGACTCAAGCTCCAGTCGTCGCAAGATTCAGCAGCCTTGGGAGTTTGTTGCCAGAAACGTTCTGGTGAGTCAACCTCGGAGCTGTCCCTGTTGGTCTGGCAAAATTACCTGTCTGGAGGGGCACAAGGAGGGGCACAAAGACTCGGAGTTGACCCACGCGACAAGGGGACCTAGTGAGATAAGGATAAGATAAGATAGTGCCTTAGCTGGGCCGGTGTAGTGTAATTACCAGGCAAGCCCGGTGGGTCTAGCCCCATTGCTTCGTGTTGCAAAGCCAGGTCCAGACCCTCTCCGATCCGCTTTCGGGTTTGACAGAATGCACCGACCCACGATCTTTGCATGTGCTGCATTGATCATTGTGGCTCATGTCAGGAAAATGCCATCGGATGCCGATGCATGGGGCGACGATCGTGAAAAGCCGCAGTTGAGAGCTGCTGGGACATGATCGCACTGCGCAACCCTCCCCCCGCCTTTTCCTGTTCAAGGGTCACCAGCGTCCGGGTCcgtcccttcccccccccaaaaagcGCTGCTGAACCGCAACCGTATCCTACCCTGCGGTCGTATTTCTCTGCATTTCCGCACCTCTCTCGCTTCTCGCCCACACAGCAAAGCTGCCAAAAGAGTCGGTTTCTTTATTTCCCAATTCCACCGTCAATCGGCTAACCCGCAGTAGGTACTCGTCTATACCCCCACCCATTCACCAGTCGCGATAGATTGATTGCCGAGGGACAAACCCTCTCGGGTCCGCGCTTAGCTCCCACAATCGCAACCAAACCAAGGTTGCTTTGTCCCTTCGTTTCCGATGTTCCTCCGCTCGCGCCCCAGAATGGGCCAGCTCCTGACAGCTTCCGATATCCCgtccctctccctcctctaCAAGCTCCGCAAGCTCTCGGCGCCCTCTCCCGGCGCCTCCCCGCTCCCCACGACGACCCGGCCGGGCCCGGGCGCCGACGTCCCCCCGCCGTCTAAGTCCCTCAACGACCGCGTGGGCCTGATCCGCGGGGACATCACGACGCTCAAGCTGGACGCGATCGTCAACGCGGCCAACCGCTCGCtcctgggcggcggcggcgtcgacggCGCCATCCACCGCGCCGCGGGACCGGAGCTCTACGACGAGTGCCGCGCCCTCGGCGGCTGCCCGACCGGCTCGGCCAAGATCACCAACGGCTACGGGCTCCCCGCGCGCAAGATCATCCACGCGGTCGGTCCCGTGTACGACCCGCTCGACCACGACAAGTCGGAGCGCCTGCTGACGGGGTGCTACACCCGCAGCCTGGAGCTGGCGGTCGAGCACGGCTGCCGGACCGTGGCCTTCAGCGCCATCAGCACCGGCGTGTATGGGTATCCGAGCCAGGACGCGGCGCCCGCGGCGTTGGGCGCCATCCGGAAGTTTCTGACGGGGCCGGATGGGGATAAGATCGACAAGGTGGTGATTGTGACGTTTGAGATGAAGGATGTGGAGGCTTACAACGAGTTTATCCCGTGCGTTCCTTGTCCCTTTTGCTTATTCTAATCCTCCGACAATCCCGCCGAGAAAAACCAAAAGGGGGGGTTGATCTTGCTGACCGACACGGGACGTGTGCAGGCTTTTCTTCCCGCCCGTAGCCGAAGATGAGACCACAACCGACAATGAGGAGGACGAAGCGAGAGAAACCGAAGCCAAACTtaccgccgaggccgaggccgtcgCCAGCGAGCTTCCCAGCGCTCCGACCTCTGACCCTTCCGACACCGGACCTGCCGGCAAGAAGCAGAGACAAGGAGAGGACTGAACGATGGACAACATGAAAAGGGAAATAAAAAAATAAACAGTAGTGATTCGACTGGCGTTTGGGAGAAGACAGGCTGGGAAAGGGTTTGGGATAAGGGAAACGGACAATGATATCCTCCCCGCGATGTCTCTAGTGGACGAATAATATTGGTTCGATTCTGTTCTGAGGCGCGTGATATACATCTGTAGCATGGATCAAGCTTCCTTGCAATGCGAGCAGCCGGCGCAGTAACCATACTTTGAAGCTGCGACCAAGGCCCCTTGGATGCACCATCTTTGGCGTTCTCGGCACTAGCTAAAATAAAACCTAACCTTCACACAACACACTGAATGGGAGCTTGAGCATCACTACGTCAGCAGTACCGAAAAAAGTTAGAGGAGAGCAAATTTCACACTGCGACTGAATTACGGTTGACTGCTGGATGAGCCATGTGATCTATATTGTCCTCTATCCATGAGAGAACTCCCGCGCATCCGTGGTATCTTCCTCCTGCCCGGCCAATGGACAATCCAGTTCGAACCACCCCAGGGTCTCCAGTCCTGGGTGGGCGGGCCTCCCATTGCCAGTCATAGATACATAGCAGACGGCCAGAGGCATTACGATCATCCTGACGCGACATAAAAGACATACGTAAGAGACATGATTTCATTAAGCCCAGACCATGCAAACCCAACCCAGAAAGAAAGCAACTTTTGTATACCCGATCAGCACGCTAAACCCAGGAGAAAGACTAGAGAGCGAGACGCTCAGTCATCCTCGTCGCTGAAGACCTGGGGAAATA
This genomic window from Thermothelomyces thermophilus ATCC 42464 chromosome 1, complete sequence contains:
- a CDS encoding uncharacterized protein (The macro domain is a high-affinity ADP-ribose binding module found in a variety of proteins. It may play a role in distinct ADP-ribose pathways, such as the ADP-ribosylation of proteins, an important post-translational modification which occurs in DNA repair, transcription, chromatin biology, and long-term memory formation.), which gives rise to MGQLLTASDIPSLSLLYKLRKLSAPSPGASPLPTTTRPGPGADVPPPSKSLNDRVGLIRGDITTLKLDAIVNAANRSLLGGGGVDGAIHRAAGPELYDECRALGGCPTGSAKITNGYGLPARKIIHAVGPVYDPLDHDKSERLLTGCYTRSLELAVEHGCRTVAFSAISTGVYGYPSQDAAPAALGAIRKFLTGPDGDKIDKVVIVTFEMKDVEAYNEFIPLFFPPVAEDETTTDNEEDEARETEAKLTAEAEAVASELPSAPTSDPSDTGPAGKKQRQGED